From Arachis hypogaea cultivar Tifrunner chromosome 3, arahy.Tifrunner.gnm2.J5K5, whole genome shotgun sequence:
ATGACTTAACAATTTCATTAACACTAAATCCATTTGTGTAATTTCATTACCTTTCCAAGGTTTTTACTAGTGTTCCCTTTAATTGCAGATGTGACATGATTTGCTTTTACTAATTTTACTAGATTTTACTGCTGTATTACCACTCCCAAACACTCCATATAAAACCTTCAAATGGTATCGCAAAACTTAAACTTTGTGCCCCTTTCTGTTTGTTGGGAGATAAAAGCGAGCCctgattttgtaattttattgTGTTTCTTGATTTGTTTTGATCTAGGGTACTTGTATCACACTAGTATTTGACCAAATTAACAGTATAAGTAGATGTTCATGGCTTAATGCTTCATTAAACACATCATCTCAGTCCAGtttttttattattccttttattttcttttcctcctttatAAACCCTAAATTTCAATGATGGAAAAAAATGTTCGTATTgtaaaaattgaattttcattATAAAATTTAACAGACAATTGGTTACACTCTGACGTTTGACCGTTTGTTTCTGCTTGCTTGATCATTTGTGCTTGCCTGCATATGAGCTGTTGTGAACTCTGCCAATGTTTTGGTTGAAACCTTAACGAAAGGAGTTGTGTGGAATATGGTGTTGACTTGTTAATGTAGAATTTACAACTAGATAAAAACATCACTTCCTTAGAATTCCCCATTATGTGTCTCAAGGTTCTTCTATGCATCCAACCAAACATGTTCCTTAGTGGGGTGATGGATTTTCATACCATATCGGAAATGGATATTCTAATTCATTCCAAGGCCTTGTTGCAGCTCATCAATTAGTTGCTACATACTTTTGGGGGAAAGCCACTAACACTGCTAAATTATTTAGGGCCTCCAAAAGGTGAAAGTAATTATGAAGGTGGTGTAGAATTTGATCCTATTGCCCATCACAACCAATATTGCCCTTGGGTGAATGGCAATGTTGCTGCTGCTGGCTGTGCTAATTCTGTTCCAAGCACTAGCAGTGATGCAATTGCACTCTGCGGTTGGCAGCTGACATTAGATGCTTTGGATGCTTTGCGGTCTCTTGGGGACAATGCAATTCCAACTGTACAATCTGAGTCTGCTGCATCCCTTTACAAGGTAAGTCCCATTCGGCAATTGATTTTTTCCATTATCCCCtcctagttatttatttattttggattgaTAACTAAATTTCCAATTTTGGTAGAATGGAATGAATCTTATTCAGAATGGGCAGTTTGATTTTTCACTTTACTGTTTTTTAATTTCATGTTGGCAGATCAATACATACATACTTTCTTTTATCCTATTGCATAaatgcaatttttttattatttggttcCTTTTCGTGTGCAAACTAAGCTATTTTAGACATGACTAGTTCACTGAATTATATCCAGATAATAGAATTTTTGTTGGATATAAAAGGATGGAAGAATTCTACATTGCTAGACATGCATATTCAATCATCAGTATGTTTATAGGAAAGTAGTTTTACAAAGGTAAAAACTCAAGTGCaattgacttcacgtgaagttgatagctgagagccgttagatgatttgactgatttgactaaattttcatctaacggctctcagctatcaaattcacgtgaagtcgactgcacctgagtttccacctttaCAAAAATGATAGTAATTAATAGTGGAGAGTGAGATGACTCTGATCAAACTCTTGGCCAGTTACACATTAAGACTCATGTACTTGTTTCTGTAATGAATGACATGTTTCCGCCCTTGAATATCTTCCAGCAGAATGATCAGCAAGCACCTTCTCAAAAGCTCCTTCGCAACCACTCTATGAGCAGAAGTCATGGTCAACTCTGAGATTGGTGTGCTTTTTGATTATTTCCATTTGCTTGTAAGTGTTTCATTTTGCAGTCTATAAATATgggatttagatcctctaaagtttgaatttcactttagaaaataaagtgtgatctctcactattgatttcataggtgggagcaataataaatatgaaagagaaattatTCAAGGGGAGAAgctcacactttactctctaaagtaaaattcaaactttagaggatccaaatccataaATATGATATGCAAGTGTTTTACTGCACTTCTTAAGATGACATTATTCCCGACTATTTTGGGTGACCGAAACTTAATGCAGGATGTCAAGGCATGCTACTCTAGGTATATTTCAAAGTCTCTGGGTAGAGATTTACGAGGGTCTAGCAgactttttgctttttttttttctcttttgctgtTTCTGTGCAAATAATCGTATACAGATAAATAGATAAATCGGTTGTTCAGCAGAACTTATAGATCTCGTGCATTAATCTGCATGGTTAATTAATTATGTAGAAGACTAAAGCTTTTATGGAACAACTTCAGTTTGCTTCGAGATTCCTAGTTAGAGGCATTTAAGTGTAAATACTGTGATGATGTATTTGCTTTTTATAATAGTTTTCTGTTatttgttccttttatttataatttgtatCACTGGTGCGGGATTAATGAATTAGTGCAACGAATAACAATCGCCGTTTCTGAAAGATTTTCCCATCTATAATATGGGCATTTTTGCTCTGTCAATGTCATCGTTCCATTTATCTACTGCGATGGATATGCATATCCAATTTTAAGCCGATCAATTGGGCATTCATCTGTAGTTGAACTGCAATTTAGTGGTTTTAAGTCTTCTGCATATCTCATTTAAGCTTTGATGTTTCGTGTTTAACCTTCATTGTTTTTTACTACCTTTGGTTGAAAAAAAATTGGGGAGGGGTGGGATTCATTTAGATAAATTATCCATCCATAATCAACTCATAATATTTGCATTGTTCGACAATTTTTGTGCACATGATGCATTAATTTACCATTTTATTCAATGACGTTTTGTGCTTATCTATGTCACGATAAATCCATTCGGGAAAAAGGGGTAAAAAACTGAGGAAAATAATGTTAGTTAGGATGCACTAAGGTGGTGTATATTTTAAGAGACTAGAAAAGGAACCCTTTAATGTTGTGTGAGTGTGGTGTGATTCTTAGGATTGGGGGttatctaaaattataaaaaaaaaatatttagtctCCAAATTTTGCGTATGACCAAAAATGCCTCGTAAGTAGTATTTATTGAAACTTTTCTTCCAAAAGCAAGTGATCCAGTGTCGTTTTTGGGCTATTTGAGCGCCAAAACCAAAATGGCGTCGTTTTACAAATTCTAGCATGGCATTTGGTTGTCCATGTCAACACTTCATTAACATTTTTGTGCCGGAAAATTGTTATAATGATTAATGTGAGTCACGTTTACAAATTTTGGAGACTAAAGAAAGGCAAATgaaatttcagggactaaattgaaactCGCATATAAGTTTATggactaaattaaatattaactcaaATGTTCATATTTATCTTGAATTAAACACAATACTAAGACATATTTCATTCATATACACTTTCTTTTTTCAAAGTTAGGAGTAAGACTTAAACTTGCGAGTTTTAGGTGAGTATGAGAATATTatatcatttgaattataattcgtTGACCAGTCATGTACACTTTACATCAAATAAATTACAgagatttaatttagttttaatcttTCGGTCTCAatgttttagtttaaattttttagtttgtgTGTTCCAATTTTAGTCTTTCTTCCAAATGGTGTAATACAGCTCTTTCCAGATTaggaaagaaaaatagaataatagtAGAATTATTTTAAGGAAATGTTAAAGAGTCAAatgctttaataaaaaaaaatgtgtgcGCAACTGTGAATTGTGATTTCCCGTATTTACTAGACTGGCAGAATCTCAAATTCTATGATACATTGAAATGATATGTGGCAATCTATTTTCAGCCAATCAAGTTTGAAAGTAATCTCCACGTGTCATCCCATAGTGGCATAATATTAGGATTTCATTGGAGATATTATTACAGGACAATCATCCCCCTTTCCACTTCCACCATACCATGTCAGGTGCTGCTAGGGCGGTTGGGGCGGTTGCTCTACACACTTCAATGTGCAGCTTCTCATCCTCCCATTCCCACAGACCATCAACAACTCCTTTCAATTCTCACCAATCTAACACAAACACTCATCTCACTAGCCTCCTCCAAACTCACCCACTTTACCCTCTAACCACTGCAAGGCTCTCCCTTCAATTCAAAGAGAAAATCCTCTGCCTTGAGATCATGGGCGTTGATGCTGGCAAAGCATTGTCCCAGAACCCTGCTCTAACCACAGCTTCAATGGAATCCATTCAATCCATTATCTCCTTCCTTCTTTCCAAAGACATCCAGCACAAGGACATTCCTAGGATCATTTCCATGTGCCCCAAGATTCTCACCTCTGACATTAATTCTCAGCTTGACCCAGTTTTTGATTTTCTCTCACACGACCTCAAAGTCCCGGATCATAGCTTTAGGAAGGTTATCAATAAGTGTCCATACTTGCTCACCGCCAGTGTTGTAGATCAGCTTAAGCCAACTTTGTTTTATCTTAGAAGATTTGGCTTGAAGGACTTGAAGGCCCTGGCTTATCAAGAACCTGTTCTGTTGGTGTCTAGTGTTGAGAAATCCTTAATCCCTAAGCTGAGGTATTTGGAGAGTTTAGGATTCTCTAAGGATGAGGTTAAGGATATGGTCTTGAGATGTCCATCATTGCTCACTTTCAACATTGAAGTTAATTTTCGGCCCAAGTTTGAGTATCTTGTTGGGGAAATGGGGAAGAAACTGAAGGAGCTGAAAGAATTTCCccagtacttttcttttagtttggaGAACAGGATAAAGCCTAGGCACATGGAGGTGTTGCAAAGTGGTATCAATTTGCCTTTGTCACTGATGCTTAAGAGCACTGATCAAGAGTTTAGGGAGCTGATAGAGCAGGGGGTGGGTGACATTCACTGATGAGAGTATTATTTTCTGTGTATATGTATGTACATGAATTCAGTGCCAAGTTTggatcttattttgtttatatataccTAACATTCTATGCAATATATTTCTAATTCTTTAGTGTAGGTTCCTTGGCATTCTAGAGCAAATCTTTGTTTGCCCGTATCAGAGGTTCACCAAAACTGATGAAATGTAATCTTCCAGACAGCAAGATAATAATGTAATTGTAATTCTGTATGTTTCAATTGAACTTGCAAAGACGAGCAAACTTTTTCCTTACTCTAACAGCATCTAATAATGTCACATTTTTAAACAGAAACTGAATCTTGGTTCCATGTCATCATATACAAATCATATACTAAGATCAATCAAATAACTTCCTATTAAATACATCATAAGTAACACCTAAAAGGGATCAAACAGCAACTAATACAGACATAAATAACAAAATAGTCCTCGGTTAATCATTTGTACAAAGGAGCAGAtgctttcaaaattcaaatttcatgtGTATCTACTGCATGCCAACAAAAACCTTCCATTATTCCAAATTTCTAGCTTGGGGTTTGCCAAAACTGAGTGATCAGCAATTTCAATCATCTGCCTCTTAAAAATGAAACATCCATAGATATGAATGCTGCCCATGCATCCTGTTCCAAAATAGATAATGTTAACTTGGTATCGTTCCTCAGTCTATACATTAGTGTGCAAAGAAACATAATGGCAGAACCTATCTATATGTGATATATAGTTCACACACCTGAAGAATGGAGAAAACCTTCTCTGCTACATACTTCTGCAAGACTGTGGCTCCTCTTTGCTGAAGTTTGTCAGGATGCAGGCATAACCTTGCTTTCTGATAAGCCTTCTTCACCTTTGAGCTTTCTATTAGACTCATAAGAGGAACAGCATACCAGCCACTCTCAGGCCATAGAACCTAGCAATTGAAACATATAACCATGTAAGTTCTTCGTCTACCCGTGCATGCTAATGGTTTAAACAGCTCCAAAAGATTTAAGCAAATAAAATTTTACATGATGCAGTGTTGAAAGGAGTAGCCGGATGTCAGTTTCTTTGCCG
This genomic window contains:
- the LOC112734785 gene encoding transcription termination factor MTEF1, chloroplastic, with amino-acid sequence MSGAARAVGAVALHTSMCSFSSSHSHRPSTTPFNSHQSNTNTHLTSLLQTHPLYPLTTARLSLQFKEKILCLEIMGVDAGKALSQNPALTTASMESIQSIISFLLSKDIQHKDIPRIISMCPKILTSDINSQLDPVFDFLSHDLKVPDHSFRKVINKCPYLLTASVVDQLKPTLFYLRRFGLKDLKALAYQEPVLLVSSVEKSLIPKLRYLESLGFSKDEVKDMVLRCPSLLTFNIEVNFRPKFEYLVGEMGKKLKELKEFPQYFSFSLENRIKPRHMEVLQSGINLPLSLMLKSTDQEFRELIEQGVGDIH